In Zingiber officinale cultivar Zhangliang chromosome 11B, Zo_v1.1, whole genome shotgun sequence, a single window of DNA contains:
- the LOC122034777 gene encoding uncharacterized protein LOC122034777 has translation MALASSITMWKPAVGFLRPLAGSETFFQPLRLPATTATGRRRGAELKVRASSLSEKEKVLSRLTAAAMVAALVIPEVAEAAQPGISPSLKNFLLSIVSGGVVVGVIVGAVIAVSNFDPVKRS, from the coding sequence ATGGCATTAGCTTCTTCGATCACCATGTGGAAGCCCGCGGTCGGCTTCCTCCGGCCCTTGGCAGGCTCAGAAACCTTCTTTCAGCCACTCAGGTTGCCTGCTACCACGGCGACGGGGCGGCGGCGGGGCGCAGAGCTCAAGGTCCGGGCCTCGTCGTTGTCAGAGAAGGAAAAAGTGCTAAGCAGACTGACGGCGGCAGCAATGGTGGCAGCGCTAGTGATACCGGAAGTGGCGGAGGCAGCGCAGCCAGGCATCTCGCCGTCGTTGAAGAACTTCCTCCTGAGCATCGTGTCCGGCGGGGTCGTGGTCGGCGTGATCGTAGGGGCTGTCATCGCCGTCTCCAACTTCGACCCTGTGAAGCGGAGCTGA